The segment ACCTTGAGCTCAGCAATTTTAGGCAGCAGCGTTTCAACTAGACGATCTGCCGTCTCGTCACCCACGCACACCGCCACCGAAATCGCCATGCAGCGCTCACCACAACTTCCGTAAGCCGCCCCCATCAGTGTATTGGCGGCGTTTTCCAAATCGGCGTCTGGAAGCACCACGGCATGGTTCTTCGCCCCACCCAAAGCCTGCACGCGTTTACCAGCGGCCGAACCACGAGAATAGATAGTTTCTGCTACCGGCGTTGAGCCAACAAATGAAATAGCTTTAACAGCCTTAGCATCCAGCAGCGTTTCCACCGCTTCGCGACTACCGTGCACCACATTCATCACGCCTTTTGGCAACCCTGCTTCTTGCAACAGCTCGGCTACCGCCATCGCCGCCGAAGGATCTTTTTCCGAAGGCTTGAGAATAAAGGTGTTGCCGCAAGCAATCGCCATCGGATACATCCACAGCGGCACCATGGCAGGAAAGTTAAACGGCGTAATGCCCACCACTACGCCCAAGGGCTGGAAATTCGACCATGCATCAATGCCCGGCCCGACGTTGTGGGAATACTCACCTTTTAGTAGCTCTGGTACACCGCAGGCATACTCGACATTTTCGATTCCGCGCTTCAGTTCACCCATCGCATCTTCAGGGGTTTTACCGTGCTCTTCACTGACCAGTTGCACCAAGCGGTCGGCGTGTTCCTCAAGCAATTGCTTGAAGCGGTACATCACTTGGGCGCGCTTAGCTGGTGGCGTATCTCGCCAAGCGGGAAACGCAGCTTGGGCGGCGGCAATAGCCCGCTCTACGTCGGCGGCGCTGGCGTCCGCCACTTGGCGAATCACTTTACCCGTTGAGGGATTGGTCACGTCCAGCGTGCGCTGGCTGTCGATTAATTCACCGTTAATTAGATGGGAAACAACACTCATATTTAAACTCTCTGAAATTTAGGTCAGTCGGTTATGCCAACGAATCCAGGGTGGTGGCAACGGCATCAAACAGCCGCTCTAACTCAGCGTCTGTGGAGCCAAACGGAGGGCCGAACTGCAGCGTGTCGCCGCCATAGCGCACGTAAAACCCAGCTTCCCACAAGGCTAAATGGGCATCCCTAGGGCGAATGGTGGGGTCGCCATCTCGGGGCGCCAATTGAAGTGCACCCGCTAAGCCATAGTTACGAATATCAACAATGTGATTGCGGCCTTTTAGAGCGTGCAGCTTTTGCTCAAAAGCGGGCGCGATAGCACTTACCTGAGCGGGGAAGTTGTCACGCTCCATCATTTCGAGTGCCGCTAAGCCAGCCGCACAAGCGACAGGGTGGGCGCTGTAGGTGTAACCGTGAGGAAACTCAATAGCGTGTTGGGCGCCGCCAGCGTGCATAAAAGTGTCGAAAATTTCACTGGAAGCAATCACCGCGCCCATAGGAATAGCGCCGTTGGTGATCTGCTTGGCAACGTTCATGATATCCGGCGTAACACCAAACGCTTCTGCGCCGGTGGTTGCGCCACTGCGACCAAAAGCAGTGATTACCTCATCGAATATCAGCAAAATATCGTGGGCGGTACAGATTTCGCGCAGCCGATCCAGATAGCCTTTGGGCGGCACAATCACCCCAGCAGAGCCAGACATCGGCTCAACGATCACCGCCGCAATGGTGGATGCATCGTGCAGGGCGATTTGATCAAGCAGCGCATCAGCAAGTTCAGCGCCGGTTTCGGCTTGACCACGGGTGAAGGTGTGACCTGCCTGCAGCGTGTGCGGCAGATGCGTTACGTCCATCAATTGGCCGTAGTGTTTACGATTGCCACCGATACCACCCAGGCTGGTGCCACCAATGTTCACCCCGTGATAGCCCTTGGCACGGCCAATCATGCGTGTCTTCTCGGGCTTACCTTTTAGCCGCCAGTAGGCCTTGGCCATTTTGACAGAGGTATCAGCGGCTTCTGAACCAGAGTTAGTGAAAAACACATGATCCAAGCCAGCAGGTGTAAGGCTCGCCACTTTTTCCGCCAACTTAAACGCCAGCGGATGACCAATTTGAAAGCCTGGCGCAAAGTCGAGGGTACCCAACTGCGCCGCCACCGCTTTCTGGATCTCTTCACGATTGTGGCCCGCGCCGCAGGTCCATAAGCCAGAGAGTGAATCAAACAGCTTACGGCCCTGGTCATCGATGTAATAGCGCCCTTCCGCGCCAGTAATCATGCGCGGGTTGGCACGGAAATCACGGTTAGCGCTAAACGGCATCCAAAAGTGCTGATTAAGCACGCTGGGAGAAGCGTTTTCTTCGTCAATAAACGCCTGAGGGGTCGTGTTGTTTTGTAGGCCAAACATGGTGTCCAGCTCCATCGCTATGAGACATAGCCTCAGCATGCGCCACTGAACATGTTTATAAAATTACGCTTTTCTTGTGTTCACGTTAGAGAATTTATACGTAACAAGCAGACGTTTATCTCTACGCTGGCAGATAACAAATTAATAAAAACGGTCAGCCGCCAGCTTTATATGTGCTAACTCATAAAGGAATGCTCATGAACTCGCTTGTAGAACCGAA is part of the Halomonas sp. GT genome and harbors:
- a CDS encoding aspartate aminotransferase family protein, yielding MFGLQNNTTPQAFIDEENASPSVLNQHFWMPFSANRDFRANPRMITGAEGRYYIDDQGRKLFDSLSGLWTCGAGHNREEIQKAVAAQLGTLDFAPGFQIGHPLAFKLAEKVASLTPAGLDHVFFTNSGSEAADTSVKMAKAYWRLKGKPEKTRMIGRAKGYHGVNIGGTSLGGIGGNRKHYGQLMDVTHLPHTLQAGHTFTRGQAETGAELADALLDQIALHDASTIAAVIVEPMSGSAGVIVPPKGYLDRLREICTAHDILLIFDEVITAFGRSGATTGAEAFGVTPDIMNVAKQITNGAIPMGAVIASSEIFDTFMHAGGAQHAIEFPHGYTYSAHPVACAAGLAALEMMERDNFPAQVSAIAPAFEQKLHALKGRNHIVDIRNYGLAGALQLAPRDGDPTIRPRDAHLALWEAGFYVRYGGDTLQFGPPFGSTDAELERLFDAVATTLDSLA
- a CDS encoding CoA-acylating methylmalonate-semialdehyde dehydrogenase → MSVVSHLINGELIDSQRTLDVTNPSTGKVIRQVADASAADVERAIAAAQAAFPAWRDTPPAKRAQVMYRFKQLLEEHADRLVQLVSEEHGKTPEDAMGELKRGIENVEYACGVPELLKGEYSHNVGPGIDAWSNFQPLGVVVGITPFNFPAMVPLWMYPMAIACGNTFILKPSEKDPSAAMAVAELLQEAGLPKGVMNVVHGSREAVETLLDAKAVKAISFVGSTPVAETIYSRGSAAGKRVQALGGAKNHAVVLPDADLENAANTLMGAAYGSCGERCMAISVAVCVGDETADRLVETLLPKIAELKVGPGTDKGLDMGPLVTAEHRDKVLGYIEDGVKAGASLVADGRELKIAGHEDGYFVGGCLFDNVTAEMRIYQEEIFGPVLCVVRVGSLDDAMQLINDHEYGNGTCLFTRDGEAARRFTDGIEVGMVGVNVPLPVPVAYHSFGGWKRSLFGDLHAYGPDSVRFYTRRKAVSQRWPSVSEATRAEFSFPTNQR